From Solwaraspora sp. WMMD1047, the proteins below share one genomic window:
- the folP gene encoding dihydropteroate synthase: MGVLNVTPDSFSDGGRYADLAAAVRHGVGMHQDGARLIDVGGESTRPGADRVDAATEADRVLPVIRELAALGVPMSIDTYRASVAAAALAAGASVINDVSGGLADPDMARVAADAGCPWILMHWRGHAKRMRELASYHDVVADVRAELAQRIADALAAGVAADRIIIDPGLGFAKGATENWRLTAGLPDLLSLGYPLLFGASRKSYLGALLAGADGTPRPTAGREAATIATSVLAVAAGAWGVRVHDVRGTVDALAVWQASGRPRLATPDPTDPTDPSNPSGPAGQAGTR; this comes from the coding sequence ATGGGAGTCCTCAACGTGACACCTGACTCCTTCTCCGACGGCGGCCGGTACGCCGACCTGGCCGCCGCGGTGCGGCACGGGGTCGGGATGCACCAGGACGGGGCCCGGCTGATCGATGTCGGTGGCGAGTCGACCCGGCCCGGCGCGGACCGGGTGGACGCGGCGACCGAGGCCGACCGGGTACTGCCGGTCATCCGGGAACTCGCCGCGCTCGGTGTGCCGATGAGCATCGACACCTACCGGGCCAGCGTCGCGGCCGCCGCGCTGGCGGCGGGGGCCTCGGTGATCAACGACGTCTCCGGTGGTCTCGCCGACCCGGACATGGCCCGGGTCGCCGCCGACGCCGGCTGCCCGTGGATCCTGATGCACTGGCGTGGACACGCCAAGCGGATGCGGGAACTGGCCAGTTACCACGACGTGGTGGCCGATGTGCGGGCCGAGCTGGCCCAGCGGATCGCCGACGCGCTCGCCGCCGGGGTGGCGGCGGACCGGATCATCATCGATCCGGGCCTCGGTTTCGCGAAGGGCGCGACGGAGAACTGGCGGCTCACCGCCGGTCTGCCCGACCTGCTCTCGCTCGGCTATCCGCTGCTCTTCGGAGCCAGCCGCAAGTCGTACCTGGGTGCCCTGCTGGCCGGGGCGGACGGCACGCCGCGACCGACCGCGGGGCGGGAGGCGGCCACGATCGCCACCAGCGTGCTCGCGGTCGCCGCCGGTGCCTGGGGGGTCCGGGTGCACGACGTCCGGGGCACCGTCGACGCGCTCGCGGTCTGGCAGGCCAGCGGCCGCCCCCGACTCGCCACCCCCGACCCGACCGACCCGACCGACCCGAGCAACCCGAGCGGTCCGGCCGGACAGGCCGGGACGCGATGA
- the folB gene encoding dihydroneopterin aldolase: MTDRIVLTGLRARGRHGVYEFERATGQDFVVDVVLELDLAEAARFDDVTRTVHYGELADRLVAVVAGEPVNLIETLAERLAAVCLAEARVVVATVTVHKPGAPIPHDFADVAVTVTRRRPPGAAG, translated from the coding sequence ATGACCGACCGGATCGTGCTGACCGGGCTGCGGGCCCGGGGCCGGCACGGGGTGTACGAGTTCGAGCGGGCCACCGGGCAGGACTTCGTCGTCGACGTGGTGCTGGAGCTCGACCTCGCCGAGGCGGCCCGGTTCGACGACGTCACCCGTACGGTGCACTACGGGGAGCTCGCCGACCGTCTGGTCGCCGTGGTGGCCGGCGAGCCGGTCAACCTGATCGAGACCCTGGCCGAGCGGCTCGCGGCGGTCTGCCTCGCCGAGGCCCGGGTCGTGGTGGCCACGGTGACCGTGCACAAGCCGGGAGCGCCCATCCCGCACGATTTCGCCGACGTCGCGGTGACCGTCACCCGGCGCCGTCCGCCCGGTGCTGCCGGATGA
- the folK gene encoding 2-amino-4-hydroxy-6-hydroxymethyldihydropteridine diphosphokinase encodes MTRAVLALGSNLGDRYARLRAATDALRGELLAVSGVYETPPWGDPDQPAYLNAVLLVRDPAAGPNDWLARARAAEEAAGRVRDPERRYGPRPLDVDVICVWDDAGAPVISDDPELTLPHPRAHLRAFVLRPWIDIEPFGRLPGHGALTDLLGAQPLATDVLELRPCPDLRLESTG; translated from the coding sequence ATGACCCGGGCGGTGCTCGCGCTGGGCAGCAACCTCGGCGACCGGTACGCCCGGCTGCGCGCCGCGACCGACGCGCTGCGCGGCGAGCTGCTGGCGGTGTCCGGGGTGTACGAGACGCCACCCTGGGGAGATCCGGACCAGCCCGCGTACCTGAACGCGGTGCTGCTGGTCCGCGACCCGGCGGCCGGCCCGAACGACTGGCTGGCGCGGGCCCGGGCCGCCGAGGAGGCCGCCGGCCGGGTCCGCGACCCGGAGCGCCGGTACGGCCCCCGTCCGCTGGACGTGGACGTGATCTGCGTCTGGGACGACGCGGGGGCGCCGGTGATCAGCGACGACCCCGAGTTGACCCTGCCGCACCCCCGCGCCCACCTGCGGGCCTTCGTGCTGCGGCCGTGGATCGACATCGAACCGTTCGGCAGGCTACCGGGGCATGGTGCGCTCACTGACCTGCTCGGCGCGCAACCGTTGGCCACGGACGTGCTGGAGCTGCGCCCGTGCCCGGATCTGCGACTAGAGTCGACGGGGTGA
- a CDS encoding DUF3180 domain-containing protein, with amino-acid sequence MGPTRPATLVVAGLAAAAVAWLLISGFYGSFPTLPWLPTVTIAALAVLEAYAAINTRGRVERKPGRDPVDPLAVARFVVLAKASSLAGAIFAGFYAGLAGWLVIEQTRAANQDLPAAVAGLVAALTLVVAALWLERACRVPERPDDERDPGEPQP; translated from the coding sequence ATGGGGCCGACCCGGCCGGCCACCCTGGTGGTCGCGGGGCTCGCCGCCGCGGCGGTGGCCTGGCTGCTGATCAGCGGGTTCTACGGCAGCTTCCCCACCCTCCCATGGTTACCTACCGTGACTATTGCGGCGCTCGCGGTGCTGGAGGCGTACGCGGCGATCAACACCCGTGGCCGGGTGGAGCGTAAGCCTGGCCGGGACCCGGTCGATCCGCTCGCCGTCGCCCGGTTCGTCGTGCTGGCCAAGGCGTCCTCGCTGGCCGGCGCCATATTCGCCGGCTTCTACGCCGGCCTCGCCGGTTGGCTTGTCATCGAACAGACCCGGGCGGCCAACCAGGATCTGCCGGCCGCCGTGGCCGGCCTGGTGGCGGCCTTGACGCTGGTGGTGGCGGCGCTCTGGCTGGAGCGGGCCTGCCGGGTGCCGGAGCGCCCCGACGACGAGCGGGACCCGGGCGAGCCACAGCCGTAG
- a CDS encoding ABC transporter permease, with the protein MSYDDSIYRRRDSGGADPTGTGSYADARFDDDSGYPEDSGVRSPGYQAGRFVTSDYPDPDPEPERERRNTARHRSVSPAVLDDVFDDPTHGEPGRDRLAVHAVIEILLLAVAAGLAYLLYRENPDAVRAAQLDGLLVSATALGLLVLGAGMTLRTGAPNLALGPVAIAAALHFAENGDQGVVTSMLPAMVAATGAGLVLALLVVVFHVPGWAASLAAGLGTVVFIQLRTAPVDVQGGYDPTVHALYLFGGFAALAALGGMFGSIKTVRRTVGRFRPTGDPAHRRGGAAATITAAAIVASMLFAMAAGVLLAAGGSDSVAPSTGFEWSGLAIGAALLGGTSAFGRRGGVFGTLLAVVALTLFLRLDDERGLDIALAAVAAVTLAAGLVVTRLVEAYGRPRSAIEVGQEWEDEPEPPATPTWSHAGPERTDTWSTLPGQVPESRVDPWTTDRWTDR; encoded by the coding sequence ATGTCGTACGACGACTCGATCTATCGGCGCCGCGATTCCGGCGGCGCGGACCCGACCGGCACGGGTTCGTACGCCGACGCCAGGTTCGACGACGACAGCGGCTACCCCGAGGACTCCGGGGTCCGGTCCCCCGGATACCAGGCGGGGCGCTTCGTGACCAGCGACTACCCGGATCCGGACCCGGAGCCGGAGCGCGAGCGCCGGAACACGGCACGGCACCGCAGCGTCTCGCCGGCGGTCCTCGACGACGTCTTCGACGACCCGACCCACGGCGAGCCCGGCCGGGACCGGCTCGCGGTGCACGCCGTGATCGAGATCCTGCTGCTCGCCGTCGCGGCCGGCCTGGCCTACCTGCTCTACCGGGAGAATCCGGACGCGGTCCGGGCGGCGCAGCTGGACGGCCTGTTGGTCTCGGCCACCGCCCTCGGTCTGCTCGTGCTGGGGGCCGGGATGACGCTGCGGACCGGAGCGCCGAATCTGGCGCTCGGCCCGGTCGCGATCGCGGCGGCCCTGCACTTCGCCGAGAACGGCGATCAGGGAGTGGTCACCTCGATGCTGCCCGCCATGGTCGCGGCGACCGGGGCCGGGCTCGTCCTGGCGCTGCTGGTGGTGGTGTTCCACGTACCCGGTTGGGCGGCCAGCCTGGCCGCGGGCCTCGGGACCGTGGTCTTCATCCAGTTGCGGACCGCGCCGGTCGACGTGCAGGGCGGGTACGACCCGACGGTGCACGCCCTCTACCTGTTCGGTGGGTTCGCCGCGCTGGCGGCCCTCGGCGGAATGTTCGGATCGATCAAGACGGTCCGTCGGACGGTCGGTCGGTTCCGGCCGACCGGCGACCCGGCGCACCGGCGGGGCGGGGCCGCGGCGACCATCACCGCCGCGGCGATCGTCGCCTCGATGCTGTTCGCCATGGCCGCCGGGGTGCTGCTGGCCGCCGGTGGCAGCGACAGCGTGGCGCCGTCGACCGGGTTCGAGTGGTCCGGACTGGCGATCGGCGCCGCGCTGCTGGGCGGGACGAGCGCCTTCGGTCGGCGCGGCGGCGTCTTCGGCACCCTGTTGGCGGTGGTGGCGCTGACCCTCTTCCTGCGCCTGGACGACGAGCGGGGCCTGGACATCGCGCTGGCCGCGGTGGCGGCCGTGACCCTGGCCGCCGGGCTGGTGGTGACCCGGCTGGTCGAGGCGTACGGCCGGCCCAGGTCGGCGATCGAGGTGGGGCAGGAGTGGGAGGACGAGCCGGAGCCGCCGGCCACCCCGACCTGGAGCCACGCGGGTCCCGAACGGACCGACACGTGGTCGACGTTGCCGGGTCAGGTCCCGGAGAGCCGGGTCGACCCGTGGACCACCGACCGGTGGACCGACCGCTGA
- a CDS encoding ATP-binding cassette domain-containing protein, translated as MDATPKATPAAGSQPASAASITLDGIRKRFPDGTVAVSGLSLEVKAGELMVLIGPSGCGKSTVLRMINRLIEPTGGRILLGDEDVTEADPVRLRRRIGYVIQNVGLFPHQTVRANVGTVPRLLGWSRARIAERADELLEVVGLDPARFGGRYPSELSGGQRQRVGVARALAADPVLLLMDEPFSAVDPIVRARLQEEFLRLQAEVRKTIVLVTHDLDEAVRLGDRIAVLSEGGKLEQYASPATLLGEPASPFVREFVGADRAIRRLAVTPITAELLDPMPAEVAGGRPTVPIGASLYDALAVLLTANADEARVVDGDRPAGLLSRHRILSIDYPADPVE; from the coding sequence GTGGACGCTACCCCGAAGGCCACTCCCGCCGCCGGCTCGCAGCCGGCGAGTGCCGCCTCGATCACCCTGGACGGCATCCGCAAGCGGTTCCCCGACGGCACCGTCGCCGTCAGTGGCCTCAGTCTGGAGGTCAAGGCCGGTGAACTGATGGTGCTGATCGGCCCGTCCGGCTGCGGCAAGTCGACGGTCCTTCGCATGATCAACAGGCTCATCGAGCCGACCGGCGGCCGGATCCTGCTCGGTGACGAGGACGTCACCGAGGCCGATCCGGTCCGGCTGCGCCGCCGCATCGGATACGTCATCCAGAACGTCGGGCTCTTTCCGCACCAGACCGTCCGGGCCAACGTCGGCACGGTCCCCCGCCTGCTCGGCTGGTCCCGGGCGCGGATCGCCGAGCGGGCGGACGAGTTGCTGGAGGTGGTCGGCCTCGACCCGGCGCGGTTCGGCGGGCGGTACCCGAGTGAACTCTCCGGCGGCCAGCGGCAGCGGGTGGGGGTGGCCCGGGCGCTGGCCGCCGACCCGGTACTGCTGCTGATGGACGAGCCGTTCTCCGCCGTCGACCCGATCGTCCGGGCCCGGCTGCAGGAGGAGTTCCTGCGCCTGCAGGCCGAGGTACGCAAGACCATCGTGCTGGTCACCCACGACCTGGACGAGGCCGTCCGGCTCGGCGACCGGATCGCCGTCCTCTCCGAGGGCGGCAAGCTGGAGCAGTACGCCAGCCCGGCCACCCTGCTGGGCGAGCCGGCCTCCCCGTTCGTCCGCGAGTTCGTCGGCGCGGACCGGGCGATCCGCCGGCTCGCCGTCACCCCGATCACCGCGGAACTGCTCGACCCGATGCCGGCCGAGGTGGCCGGCGGCCGACCGACGGTGCCGATCGGCGCGTCGCTCTACGACGCGCTCGCCGTCCTGCTCACCGCGAACGCCGACGAGGCACGGGTGGTCGACGGTGATCGACCGGCGGGCTTGTTGAGCCGGCACCGGATCCTCAGCATCGACTACCCGGCCGACCCCGTCGAGTGA
- a CDS encoding ABC transporter permease, with product MSFREIYREDPGNPWFSWQYVRDNSETILTALREHTSLTVRAVVLAALVAIPLAVLAYWFRSLTGPILAFSGVLYTIPSLALFAFVAPYLGTGTRTVLLGLVLYALLLIIRNALAGLNQVPPEVREAAAGMGYGRFARLIRIDLPLALPGILTGLRLATVSTVALTTVGVLVGHGGLGQLIIGGFRNNLYRAEIVTGTILCVGLALVLDLLLAGVGRLLTPWANRRSAS from the coding sequence ATGTCCTTCCGCGAGATCTACCGGGAAGACCCGGGCAATCCGTGGTTCTCCTGGCAGTACGTGCGGGACAACTCCGAGACCATCCTGACCGCGCTGCGGGAACACACCTCACTCACCGTACGGGCCGTGGTGCTCGCCGCGTTGGTGGCCATCCCGCTGGCCGTACTGGCGTACTGGTTCCGGTCCCTCACCGGGCCGATTCTCGCATTCTCCGGGGTGCTGTACACGATTCCGTCGCTGGCGCTCTTCGCCTTCGTGGCGCCTTACCTGGGCACCGGCACCCGGACGGTGCTGCTGGGTCTGGTCCTCTACGCGCTGCTGCTGATCATCAGGAACGCGCTGGCCGGCCTGAACCAGGTGCCGCCGGAGGTCCGGGAGGCCGCGGCGGGCATGGGGTACGGCCGGTTCGCCCGCCTGATCCGGATCGACCTGCCGCTGGCCCTGCCGGGCATCCTCACCGGTCTGCGGCTGGCCACGGTCTCCACGGTGGCGTTGACCACGGTCGGGGTGCTGGTCGGCCACGGCGGTCTCGGTCAGCTCATCATCGGCGGATTCCGCAACAACCTGTACCGGGCGGAGATCGTCACCGGCACCATCCTCTGCGTCGGGCTGGCGCTGGTGCTGGATCTGTTGCTGGCCGGGGTCGGCCGGCTGCTCACCCCCTGGGCCAACCGCCGGAGCGCGTCGTGA
- a CDS encoding ABC transporter permease: MNPVEQAIVWLNDPLNWTNPGGVLDRLGEHLIISSAAVALGCLVAWPIGLWLGHTGRGGGVVVLISNVTLAIPTLALLTILPLTFLGLGRPPVIIALAIFAIPPLLANAYTGVREADPQARDAARGMGLSGGQLLRQVELPLAIPYLAAGFRTAAVQVVATTALASFVNGGGLGQIISAGFGLDIATGAGQILAGGLLVALLALLVEVILATVERAVTPRPLRRVRSRARRRAADAVSGT; this comes from the coding sequence GTGAACCCGGTAGAGCAGGCGATCGTCTGGCTCAACGATCCGCTGAACTGGACCAACCCGGGTGGGGTGCTGGACCGGTTGGGCGAGCACCTGATCATCTCGTCGGCCGCGGTCGCGCTCGGCTGCCTGGTGGCCTGGCCGATCGGGCTCTGGCTCGGGCACACCGGGCGCGGTGGCGGCGTGGTGGTGCTGATCTCCAACGTGACGCTGGCCATCCCCACCCTGGCCCTGCTCACCATCCTGCCGCTGACCTTCCTCGGGCTGGGCCGGCCGCCGGTGATCATCGCGTTGGCGATCTTCGCGATCCCGCCGCTGCTCGCCAACGCCTACACCGGGGTGCGGGAGGCCGACCCGCAGGCCCGCGACGCGGCGCGGGGGATGGGGCTCTCCGGTGGGCAGCTGCTGCGGCAGGTCGAGCTGCCGTTGGCCATCCCGTACCTCGCCGCCGGTTTCCGGACCGCCGCCGTTCAGGTGGTTGCCACCACCGCGCTCGCCTCGTTCGTCAACGGCGGTGGTCTCGGCCAGATCATCAGCGCCGGTTTCGGGCTCGACATCGCCACCGGGGCCGGGCAAATCCTGGCCGGTGGACTGCTCGTCGCCCTGCTCGCGTTGCTGGTCGAGGTGATTCTCGCCACGGTCGAGCGGGCGGTGACCCCGCGGCCGCTGCGCCGCGTGCGGTCGCGCGCCCGCCGCCGCGCCGCGGACGCGGTATCCGGCACCTGA
- a CDS encoding glycine betaine ABC transporter substrate-binding protein: MRARTRLALGAVGAVAAAGILAGCGDAGSSGTEAPAAGASGPGCAPVAGSELIVLEDDKALQNTDNIIPAINAKAANPEMIAALNKVSAALDTSKLIALNRAVDIERKTPRVVAEEFATANNLTAGIPASQSGSLVVGVANFSESQTLGELYRIVLTAAGYEVRVQQIGNRELYEPALEKGEIQVVPEYAATLAEFLNGKVNGANPPEISSPDLAKTTEGLRTVGEQSGLAFGEPSPAQNQNAFAVTRDFADKYGVRTLSELAEKCSGQATVLGGPPECPQRPKCQVGLADVYGFQAGSFSSLDPGGPLTKGALNQGEISVGLVFSSDGAIATS; the protein is encoded by the coding sequence ATGCGCGCACGTACACGTCTGGCACTTGGCGCGGTCGGGGCCGTCGCGGCGGCGGGGATCCTCGCCGGCTGCGGGGACGCCGGCTCGTCGGGCACCGAAGCCCCGGCGGCCGGCGCGTCCGGCCCGGGCTGCGCCCCGGTGGCCGGCAGCGAGCTGATCGTGCTCGAGGACGACAAGGCCCTGCAGAACACCGACAACATCATCCCGGCGATCAACGCGAAGGCCGCGAACCCCGAGATGATCGCGGCCCTGAACAAGGTCTCGGCCGCGCTGGACACCAGCAAGCTGATCGCGCTGAACCGGGCGGTCGACATCGAGCGGAAGACGCCGCGGGTGGTGGCCGAGGAGTTCGCCACGGCGAACAACCTCACCGCCGGCATTCCGGCCAGTCAGAGCGGGTCGCTGGTCGTCGGGGTGGCCAACTTCAGCGAGAGCCAGACCCTCGGCGAGCTGTACCGGATCGTGCTGACCGCGGCCGGCTACGAGGTCCGCGTCCAGCAGATCGGCAACCGGGAGCTCTACGAGCCCGCGTTGGAGAAGGGCGAGATCCAGGTGGTGCCGGAGTACGCCGCCACCCTGGCCGAGTTCCTCAACGGCAAGGTCAACGGTGCCAACCCGCCGGAGATCTCCTCGCCGGACCTGGCCAAGACCACGGAGGGCCTGCGGACGGTCGGTGAGCAGTCGGGGCTGGCCTTCGGTGAGCCGTCACCGGCGCAGAACCAGAACGCCTTCGCGGTCACCCGCGACTTCGCCGACAAGTACGGCGTGCGCACCCTGTCGGAGCTGGCGGAGAAGTGCTCCGGACAGGCGACCGTACTCGGTGGCCCGCCGGAGTGCCCGCAGCGTCCGAAGTGCCAGGTCGGCCTGGCCGACGTGTACGGCTTCCAGGCCGGCTCGTTCAGCTCGCTCGATCCGGGTGGACCGCTGACCAAGGGCGCGCTGAACCAGGGTGAGATCAGCGTCGGTCTGGTCTTCTCGTCAGACGGCGCGATCGCCACCAGTTGA